The Pleomorphomonas sp. T1.2MG-36 DNA segment ACCACGTCGCCATAGGCCCCCAATAGGATGTCTTTCGGGTGGTCGCTTGAGCCAAATTGCGATTGGAAATTTGCTAACCCATTGGAATTTAATGATTTATTGTTCCGTCTCGGGGTTTTCTTTTGCCGTTGGATGCTTTAGAAGATCACGTTTCCTCCCCTGAGCCGATATCCCTCCGCCATGCCCACTCCCTGGTCCAGCCTGCTGTCCGACTTTTCCGCCCTCACGGTTGCCGCCGTACCGGACGGAGCCGAAGCGCTCGCGCTCGCCGAACTGGTGCGTTCGGAAAAGCGCAAAGGCCTCGACGCGGTCTACATCGCCCGCGATGGCCAGCGGTTGCAGCAGCTCCAGCGCGCGCTGGCTTTCTTCGCGCCGGAAGTCGGCGTGCTGGAGTTTCCCGGGTGGGACTGCCTTCCCTACGACCGCGTGTCGCCAACCCCGGCCGTCGTGGCGCGGCGGATGACGACGCTGTCGGAACTGGCGGCGCACGCCGGCGATGTCAGGCCCTTCGTGCTTTTGACCACCGTCAACGCGCTGGTGCAGCGCGTGGTGCCGCCGTCCATGGTGTCGGGGCAGGTGATGACGCTGGCGCCCGGCAACATGGCCGACATGGGCAAGCTCACCGCCTGGCTTGAGGATGCCGGCTTTTCCCGCTCGTCGACGGTGCGCGACACGGGCGAATACGCCGTGCGCGGCGGCATTCTCGACCTTTATGCGCCGGGAACCGAAGCGCCGGTGCGTCTCGACTTTTTCGGCGACCAGCTCGAATCCATCCGAACCTTCGATCCGGAGAGCCAGCGCTCGACCGGGCAGTTGAAGCGCCTCGATCTCGTGCCGATGAGCGAGGTGCAGATCACGCCGGCCTCGATCAAGCGGTTCCGGCAAGGCTATGTCGCGGCCTTCGGCGCCGCGACCTCGGGCGATCCGATGTACGAGGCGGTCAGCGAGGGGCGCCGTTACGCCGGCATCGAGCATTGGCTGCCGCTGTTCCACGAACGGCTCGGCACGCTGTTCGATTACACCGGCGACGCTGCCGTCATGGTCGATCCGCTGGTGGACGAAGCCATCAACGAACGGCTGACCGCCGTGGCCGATCACTATGAGGCTCGGCTCGACACGCTGAAGACGGGCGGTTCCGGTGCTCCATACAAGCCGATGCCGCCGACCGCGCTCTACCTGGCCGAGAGCGAGTTGCAGGGGCTTCTGGCCCGGCGCGCCGTTGCTCGCCTGACACCGTTCAACCGCCCCGAACAATCATCGGTCAAGGTGGTGGATTTCGGCGGCAAGACCGGACGCTCCTTCGCTGCCGAGCGGGCGGCTGGCGACGTCAATATCTTCGACGCACTGGTGAAGCATCTCGCTTCGCTCGGAGCGGACAAGCGCCGGGTGATCCTTGCCTGCTGGTCGGAAGGGTCGCGCGACCGCCTCGCCCAGGTGATCCGGGATCACGGCGGTCAGGCCACCGAGCTCGCCCCCAACCTCGACGCGGCGCTGAAGGCGCCCCTCGGCGTGCTGCCGCTGGCCATTCTCGGCATCGAGACCGGTTTCGAAGTGCCTGGTTTCGTGGTGATCGCCGAGCAGGACGTCCTGGGCGACCGGTTGGTGCGCGGCGCCAAGAGCCGCAAGAAGGCCGAGAACTTCATCAAGGAGGCGACCAGCCTGGCCGAGGGCGATCTGGTCGTCCACGTTGACCATGGCATCGGCCGCTTCGTCGGCCTCAAGACCATCGAGGCGGCCGGTGCGCCGCATGATTGTCTGGAGATCGTCTATGCCGGTGGCGACAAGCTGTTCCTGCCGGTCGAGAACATCGAGCTCCTCAGCCGCTACGGTTCCGACGACGCCGAGGCGCAGCTCGACAAGCTGGGTGGCGGTGCCTGGCAGGCGCGCAAGGCGCGTCTGAAGAAGCGCATCCGCGAGATTGCCGACGAACTGATCAAGACGGCTGCCGCCCGGTTGCTCAAGACCGCGCCCGTGCTGTCTCCACCTGAAGGCCTCTACGACGATTTCGCTGCCCGTTTCCCCTATGACGAAACCGAGGATCAGCTCAGCTCCATCGAGGCGGTTGCCGGCGATCTCGCCTCGGGCCGGCCGATGGACCGTCTCGTCTGCGGCGATGTCGGCTTCGGCAAGACCGAAGTGGCGTTGCGGGCCGCCTTCCTGGCGGCCATGAGCGGCAAGCAGGTGGCCGTCGTCGTGCCCACCACTTTGTTGTCGCGCCAACATTTCCGTACGTTCCACGAACGATTCAAGGGGCTGCCGATCAACGTGCGTCAGGCCTCGCGTCTGGTGCCGTCCAAGGACCTCGCGGCCACCAAGGCCGGCCTCGCCGACGGCACGGTGGACGTCGTGGTCGGTACGCACGCGCTGCTCGCCAAGGGCATCGAGTTCAAGGATCTCGGCCTGCTGATCATCGACGAGGAGCAGCACTTCGGCGTCAAGCACAAGGAGCGGCTGAAGGAGCTGAAGTCCGACGTGCACGTGTTGACGCTCAGCGCCACGCCGATCCCGCGCACGCTGCAATTGGCGCTGACCGGCGTCCGCGAACTGTCGCTGATCGCCACTCCGCCGGTCGATCGTCTCGCCGTCCGTACCTTCGTCACGCCGTTCGATCCCCTGATCGTCCGCGAAGCGATCTTGCGGGAAAAGTACCGGGGAGGGCAGGTGTTCTACGTCTGTCCGCGCGTCGCCGATCTCGCCAGTCAGCGTGAGTTCCTGGAAAAGCACGTGCCGGAGGTGAAGGTGGCCGTCGCGCACGGGCAGATGGCCGCGACGCAGCTCGAGGACATCATGAATGCCTTCTACGAAGGCCAGTATGACGTCCTGCTGTCCACGACGATCGTCGAATCCGGCCTCGACATTCCTACCGCCAACACGCTGATCATTCACCGCGCCGACATGTTCGGTCTCGCGCAGCTCTACCAGCTCAAGGGGCGCGTCGGCCGCTCCAAGACGCGCGCCTACGCCATCTTCACGACGCCGCCGGAGAACCGCGTCAATTCGGTGGCCGAGCGCCGGCTCAAGGTGCTGCAGTCGCTCGACACGTTGGGCGCCGGCTTCCAGCTGGCGAGCCATGACCTCGACCTGCGTGGCGCCGGCAACCTGCTCGGTGAGGAGCAGTCCGGCCACATCCGGGAAGTGGGTTACGAGTTGTACCAGCAGATGCTGGAGGAGGCCGTCGCCCAGCTCAAGGCCGGCATCGTCGACGAGGTTGTCGAGGACCAGTGGTCGCCGCAGATCACGCTCGGCACGCCGGTGATGATCCCCGATTACTATGTGCCCGATCTTCAGCTTCGTCTTGGCCTTTACCGGCGTCTCGCCGAACTGGAAGACGGTGGCTCCATCGATGCTTTCGGTGCCGAGCTGATCGATCGCTTCGGTCCGCTGCCGGAGGAAGTCGAGCACCTCCTGAAGACCATCACCATCAAGAGCCTCTGCCGCAAGGCGAATATCGAGAAGATCGACGCCGGTCCGAAGGGGCTGGTGCTCTCCTTCCGGGAAGGCAGATTCGAAAACCCGGCGGCTCTGGTCCAGTACATCGGGGAGCAGGGATCGCTTGCCAAGATCCGGCCGGACCAGAAGATCGTACTGGCTCGCGACTGGCCCGAGGCCGAGCAGCGCCTGAGGGGCACTGCGGCCGTCTTGTTGAAACTCGTCCGAATGGTCGAGGATGCGAAGTCCGGTGTTTCGAAGACGCTGGCGCCGCTCGAGCCGCAGAAACTGAAGCTCAAGCCGACACCCCCTCCGCCACCGCCCGCACCGGTGGCCAAGGGTCGCTATCCATCTCTGACCTCGTTCAAAGGAAAGGGGCGACGTTAACCTTGGGCAATATTGGAAATTCTTGGTCCGGAACCTTGAATCCTACACTTTTCTGACACAATCGAGTATTGAAATGGCTCTCTCCGAGAGGTGACCCCGCTGTTCAATGGCGTGGAGGTCGTCATGGCCGAGCTGATCAACGTTTCGACCCTGTTATTGATCGGCGTGCTGGGCGGTATGACCGCGGGCACGACGTTTGGTTTTATTTGGCTGACGGAACGGCGGACCTTCGCCCTGGCCGTCTGGGCGGCTTCCCTTTGGTTCGGGGCCATTGCCTGTGCGTTCTACATCTTGCGACCGGTCGTGCCCGACTGGACTTCGGTTCTGTTCGGCAATGCCATGCTGGCTTTCGCCTATGGCCTGATCTGGCTCGGCTTCCAACTGTTCGAGGGCTGTCGGCCCGTGGTCTGGAAGGCGGTCATCGGCGCGGTCGCCTGGCTTCCATTTGCCGCCGTCCCCTTCCTTCGCGACGAACCCGCGCTGCATGGGGCTTTGGCCGCGTCGGTAATGGCCATCTATTCGTTGGCGATCGCCTGGAAGCTGCTGCAACGCCGACGCATCGAGCCGCTGCCGGCTCGCTTGCCCACCGCCGCGCTGTTCGCGGCCCACGGGACGCTCTACGCGCTGCGGGTGCCGCTGCTGGTGATCGCTCCCGATTTTGGCTTGGGCGCGGCGTTCGACCAGTCGCCACTGTTCATCTTCGGTGTGCTGGAAGCGCTGCTTTTCACCCTGTTCCTCGTCGTGGCCATGCTGACCTTGCTCGCTCAGCGCGATGCTCGGTTTCATAGGAAATCGGCGGACATGGATGCGCTGACCGGTTTGCCCAATCGGATGACGTTTTTCAGGGCCGCGGAGGCGTTATTGCAAGGCGGCGGTGAGCGCGGCGTGCTGATGGTGTTCGATCTCGATCACTTCCGGTTCGTCAACGACCGTTTCGGCCGGGAAGAAGGCGATCGGGCGCTGAAGGCGTTTGCCCAGGTCCTGCACCGCGAGGTGCGGTCGCCCGACATCGTCGCGCGGGTTGGCGATGAGGAGTTCGCCCTGTTCATGCCATCGATCAGGCTCGATGTCGGCTTGTCGATCGCCGAGTATCTTTGCCGGCGGACCGAGGAACTCAGGCTTCTGACCGAAAGCGGCGAGCATGTGCCGCTGACCACCAGCGCGGGTGTGGCGGCGGTGGCCGACGTTGGTGCCGACATCGGTTCCCTGATGGTGGCTGCCGATGCGGCGCTGACCGAGGCAAAGCGCGTTGGGCGCAATCGGTGCCGCGCCTATCGCGCGTCGTCCACCATGCACGACCGAATGGTGGACGATTGGCTCAAGGCTGGCTGAGGGAGCGTTCGGGCTATTGGGCCTGGATTGCTTTCGGCCGGACCGCCATGGTGCCGAGCAGCAGCGCGACGTAGGCCACGATGGCCGCGATGGTCAGCCATGCCGGGCAATGCAGCCTTTCGGTGGCCTCCATGGCATCGAAGGCGATGCGCAGGCCGATCGCCAATTGCAGCAGGACCGCCGGCAGATACAAAATCGGCACATAGCGAACCGGAGCGCCGGTGACGGCCGGCAGAATGATCGGCGCGTGGGCGAACACCATGGACAGGATGAAGCCCACGGCTATGGCGTGGATGGCGGCATCGTGACCGTAAAGGGCCTCGCCCGGCGGCAGCAGCGTCAGGCTCGCGGCGGCAACGATCAACCAGCCATAACCGCAGATCAACAGCAGGGCGGAGAAGCGCGCAAAGCCCTTGGTGCGGACGGTGCGGAGCGCAATGTCCTCCCTGAGTAGCCAAAGCGCGATGCCGGCCAGCGCCACGGAAAGAAGCGTCGAGCCGTTCCATGGCTGTCCCAGTCCGAGCGCCAGGGCGAACAGCGCCACGAGCAGAACCAGTAGGCCACGGGCGGCCAGCGTCGGTCTGAGCAGGCGCGACAGTTCGATCCGCTCGGCGACGACGGTCAGGATGAGGAAGCCGAGCCAGACATAACCGACTTCCGGCAGCGTGCGGCCGAGCATCCAGAACAGGGTGCCGAGCGGCCATAGCGCAGCGGCTGCCGTCATCAGCCCGGTGAACAATGTCGGCAGCTTCCACGTGGCCAGGCCGGTCAGCAGCGTCAGCCCCAGGCCGGCAACGAGAAACAGCGGCGCCGTCGCCTCGGCATAGCCTGACAGCAGCAGAACGGCCCCGGCCGCCGACATGGCGGGGACCAGCAGTGCCGCGAGGCGCCCGTCGGCGACCGCCCTTTCAAGTGAGATCAGGGTGCCGAAGAAGCCGGAGGCCATGATCGCCCCGTGCATGTCCGCCGTATCGCCGACCGGGGCGACGACGCCCAATCGGGCGAGACCGCCGGTGAGACCGGCGATCAGCGACGCCGCAGCCGTCACGGCGAGGACGATGCGGAGAAGCGGGGTGAGTTTCATGGGGGACTCCACGGAATATTCGGAAGAGGCGGCCGCTGGACGGCTTGGTCCTCAGCGCCCGAACAGGCCGGCGGCGAACTTCGACACCGCCGCTTCGAACCGTGACGGCTGGCGCTCGAAGCGGGAGCGAACGGCCGGATCGGCGAGCTCCGGCGACCATACGGCGGCCTTGTCGATGGTGACGCTGACGGTCCAGCCGGTTCCGACGACACGTTCCACGGCGGCGCGGGCGTTTTCTGCGATCAGGCTGCCGAGCGGGCAGGTTGGCGTCGTCATCATCAGTTCGACGGTGACGGAGCCTTCGCCGATATCGAGGCGACGGACAAGGCCGAGGGAGACGATATCGATGCCGAGTTCGGGGTCGTCGACGGTCGCGAGGGCGGCGAGGATCTCTGGCTTCATGGCTTATCTCCGGGTCAATCGGATGCGCCAGATCTCCGGGCCTTGTTCCAGATAGTCCCAGCCGAAACCGACCAGGGTCCGTTCTTCGAAGTGCTGGCGCAGCGGCACCGGATCGAAGTTGTTGATGATCTCCATCGACTGCCCCGGCTCAAGGGCGTCGAAACTCTCGATGATGGTGGCGCGGCGCAGCTCGCAGGGCAGGCGGCGCACGTCGAGTGTGCTGACGGGGGTGATCGTATCAAGGGACATCGGAGGGCTCTCCATTGTTTGTAGCCCGAACGTTACCCCCAGGTCGGATCGCGCTCGTTGTTGCGTCGCAAACTTTATCCATGGAAACGCAAACGGCGCCCCGGAGGGCGCCGTCAGCCTGCTTCGGCAGATCAGATCCTCAGAGGATCGATCTGTAGAGTGCCTCGATTTCCGGGATGCTGGTATCGCGGGGATTGCCGCCGGTGCAGACGTCGGCGAAGGCCGCCTCTGCGAGCGCCGGAATGTCCTCGGCCTTGACGCCGACTTCCGAAAGCTTGGCGGGAATGCCGACGTCCTTCGAAAGCGTCTCCACCGCCGTCACCGCCGCCTTGCGCGCCTCGGCGATCGACATGGCCTCGGTGCCCTTGACGCCGAGGGCGGCGGCGATCGCCCGGTACTTCTCGCCCGTGTAGTCGGCGTTGTAGGCCATCAGCGTCGGCAAGAGCACCGCGTTGGCGACGCCGTGCGGCGTGTTGTAGAAGGCGCCGAGCGGATGGGCCATGCCGTGCACAAGGCCAAGACCGACGTTGGAGAAGCCCATGCCGGCGACATACTGGCCGAGCGCCATGTCCTCGACGCCCTTGGCATCGCCCGCGCAGGAGGCGCGCAGCGACCGGCCGATGATCTCGATCGCCTTGATGTGCAGCGCGTCGGACAGCTCCCAGGCGCCTTTGGTGATGTAGCCCTCGATGGCATGCGTCAGCGCGTCCATGCCGGTGGCGGCCTTGAGCGGCGTCGGCATGGTGGCCATCAGCTCGCTGTCGATGATGGCGACCACGGGAATGTCATGCGGGTCGACGCAGACGAACTTGCGGCGCTTCTCCTCGTCGGTGATGACGTAGTTGATGGTCACCTCGGCGGCGGTGCCTGCGGTGGTGGCCAGCGCGATGATCGGCACCGACGGTTTCCGGGTGGGGGCGACGCCTTCGAGGCTGCGCACGTCGGAGAACTCGGGATTGTTGGTGATGATGCCGATCGCCTTGGCGGTATCCTGCGGCGAGCCGCCGCCGATGGCGACGAGATAGTCGGCCTTGGCCTTGGCGAAGGCGGCGACGCCTTCCTTGACGACGCCGATGGTCGGGTTGGGCATCACCTTGTCGAACAGCTCGTAGGCGAGGCCGGCCGCATCCATCAGGCCGGTCACCTTGGCCACCGTGCCTGCCTTCACCAGCACCGCGTCGGTGACCACCAGCGCCTTCTTGTAGCCACGGCGCTTCACCTCGCCCACCAGCTCGGCGCGAGCGCCGGCGCCGAAATAGGACGTCTCGTTGAGAATCATGCGATGGGACATGCTCTATCCTCCTGAGGCCGCGTTTGCCGGCCCACCGACGACCGCGACGGTGGAGGGCATCAGTTGGCCGGCGCCGTGAAAAATGCCTTCAGCACGGAAATCTGCTGAGGCTGAACCAAATTGAAAGGTATTGGCTGCCCCCGGCGCTCACAACCTCGCATGAACCCCTAGATTTTGATCGAATATGAGTGGTTTTGAAAAATAAACCGCAAACCTGATGGCAGGAGTCCGCAAACCCTGCGGATGTTCCGCATGGATATCGGTCCGCAATGCGCCGATTACGGCCTACTGCATCGGAGCGATCAGTCCAAGGCCTGCTGCCGGGTTTCGGTGTCGATCCTCGAAGCGGCGATCGCTGCAAGAACCAGCAATATGGCAAACAGCGCCACTGCGGCCCCAAAACTTCGGGCGATAAGCAACGACAGAAGGGACGGCGCCAACAGGCCGCCCAGCCGCGCCATTGCTCCGGCGGCCCCCATGCCGCTCGCGCGCGCCGCCGTCGGATAGAGCTCCGGCGTGTAGGCATAGAGAGCGCCCCATGTGCCAAGCAGCGAGAAGCTCATCAGCAGGATGGCCGTCGCGACCAGAGCAGCATTGCCGGCGACGACGAACAGCGCACAGCCGGCCGCCGACAGCAGCAGAAAGGCAATCAGGGTCGGTTTGCGGCCTGCCCGCTCGACGCCCCACGCGGCCAGCGCGTAACCGGGAATCTGTGCCAGCGCCACGATGACGAGGAAACCGTAGCCGCGCACGAAGCCGAAGCCCTCGCCGGCGAGGCGCGCCGGCATCCAGGTGAAGATGCCGTAGTAGCTGAGCGACACCAGGAACCATATGGCAAGCATCAGCAGCGTTCGCGCCTTCAGCGCCGGCGACAGCAGGCTGACGGCCTCGGATGTCTCGCCTGGAGCGAGCGGCTCGGAGAGCGGCGCCTTACCATTGGCTGTCAAAACGCGATCGATGACGGTGCGTGCCTCTTCGCCTCGCCCTTTGCGCAGAAGATAGAGCGGCGACTCGGGAACCATCAGGCGCAGCCAGAAGCCGACCAGGGCAGGTATGGCCGTGACGAGGAAAATGGCGCGCCAGGCGTCCGTCAATCCGGCTGAGGCCGCGGCCCAGGCGGTCAGCGCGACGACGACCGTCCCAACAGCCCAGAACGCTTCCAGCATCACCAGCCAACGCCCGCGCCGGTCCGACGGCAGGAACTCGGCCATCATGGCATAGTCGGCCGGCAGGGTGCCGCCCACGGCCGCACCGGTCAGAAAGCGCGCGACGAGCAGCAGCTCGAAACTTGGCGCGATTACCGAAGCAAGGCCGAAGATGCCATCGCAGGCCACCGTGACCAACAGAACCCGTCGGCGGCCGATACGGTCGGCGAGCCGGCCGAACAACGCCGCGCCAATCATCATGCCGAAGAAGAAGAGCGTACCGGTTTGCAGTGCTTCCGGCACTGAGAGATTAAAGCTGGCGGCGATCGACGGAGCCGTGAAGCCGACCGCCAGCACCTGCATGGCGTCCGCCGCCCAGACAAGGCCGAAGATGCCGAGGAGGCGCCGTTGAAACGGGCCGGTGCCGGCGTGATCAAGGGCGGAGTCGATGGCAACCGGCATGACGGCACCTCAAGTCGAGGATTGGTATTCTCTTTCTTAGACTAAAGTCTGAGAGAGGAAAACCGAACGTTTACCGAACCTGCAACTTCCATTGCCCGCCCAAAGCGCGCGCGACTTCGTGATCGCGCGAAGGGTGACTAATACTAAAGTAGTATGGTATGGCTCTGCCAACGAGTTTGACGACCAAGGTGAGAGGGGATCATGAGCGATTTGTCACAGGACGCGGTCAAGTGTCCGTTCATCCGGTGCCGCCATCCGGTACCACGGGCCTGGAGCGAAGGATGCGCCTCAAGCTGCTTTCTTCTGCGCAAGGATCGTCGGCGGATTACCGTTCGCCATACCTACGACTTCTAGCCGGCAGCTCCGGGCGTCCTCCGAGGGAACATCCGGACCAGAGCGTGAGATGAGAGTTGAGCAAAGGCTTCGGTGATTGCCGGAGCCTTTGTCGTATGACGTGGAGGTTGTCCCATGTCTCAGGGCCGGACAATGAGAAGATTGGTGAGCGCGGTGGGATTCGAACCCACGACCCCATGATTAAAAGTCACGTGCTCTACCGACTGAGCTACGCGCTCCCACCTCGATCGCAGCGGCTGGTGCCGCCTTTGCCGACTATACCTCGTGATGAGGCTGGCGCGAA contains these protein-coding regions:
- the mfd gene encoding transcription-repair coupling factor, encoding MPTPWSSLLSDFSALTVAAVPDGAEALALAELVRSEKRKGLDAVYIARDGQRLQQLQRALAFFAPEVGVLEFPGWDCLPYDRVSPTPAVVARRMTTLSELAAHAGDVRPFVLLTTVNALVQRVVPPSMVSGQVMTLAPGNMADMGKLTAWLEDAGFSRSSTVRDTGEYAVRGGILDLYAPGTEAPVRLDFFGDQLESIRTFDPESQRSTGQLKRLDLVPMSEVQITPASIKRFRQGYVAAFGAATSGDPMYEAVSEGRRYAGIEHWLPLFHERLGTLFDYTGDAAVMVDPLVDEAINERLTAVADHYEARLDTLKTGGSGAPYKPMPPTALYLAESELQGLLARRAVARLTPFNRPEQSSVKVVDFGGKTGRSFAAERAAGDVNIFDALVKHLASLGADKRRVILACWSEGSRDRLAQVIRDHGGQATELAPNLDAALKAPLGVLPLAILGIETGFEVPGFVVIAEQDVLGDRLVRGAKSRKKAENFIKEATSLAEGDLVVHVDHGIGRFVGLKTIEAAGAPHDCLEIVYAGGDKLFLPVENIELLSRYGSDDAEAQLDKLGGGAWQARKARLKKRIREIADELIKTAAARLLKTAPVLSPPEGLYDDFAARFPYDETEDQLSSIEAVAGDLASGRPMDRLVCGDVGFGKTEVALRAAFLAAMSGKQVAVVVPTTLLSRQHFRTFHERFKGLPINVRQASRLVPSKDLAATKAGLADGTVDVVVGTHALLAKGIEFKDLGLLIIDEEQHFGVKHKERLKELKSDVHVLTLSATPIPRTLQLALTGVRELSLIATPPVDRLAVRTFVTPFDPLIVREAILREKYRGGQVFYVCPRVADLASQREFLEKHVPEVKVAVAHGQMAATQLEDIMNAFYEGQYDVLLSTTIVESGLDIPTANTLIIHRADMFGLAQLYQLKGRVGRSKTRAYAIFTTPPENRVNSVAERRLKVLQSLDTLGAGFQLASHDLDLRGAGNLLGEEQSGHIREVGYELYQQMLEEAVAQLKAGIVDEVVEDQWSPQITLGTPVMIPDYYVPDLQLRLGLYRRLAELEDGGSIDAFGAELIDRFGPLPEEVEHLLKTITIKSLCRKANIEKIDAGPKGLVLSFREGRFENPAALVQYIGEQGSLAKIRPDQKIVLARDWPEAEQRLRGTAAVLLKLVRMVEDAKSGVSKTLAPLEPQKLKLKPTPPPPPPAPVAKGRYPSLTSFKGKGRR
- a CDS encoding GGDEF domain-containing protein is translated as MAELINVSTLLLIGVLGGMTAGTTFGFIWLTERRTFALAVWAASLWFGAIACAFYILRPVVPDWTSVLFGNAMLAFAYGLIWLGFQLFEGCRPVVWKAVIGAVAWLPFAAVPFLRDEPALHGALAASVMAIYSLAIAWKLLQRRRIEPLPARLPTAALFAAHGTLYALRVPLLVIAPDFGLGAAFDQSPLFIFGVLEALLFTLFLVVAMLTLLAQRDARFHRKSADMDALTGLPNRMTFFRAAEALLQGGGERGVLMVFDLDHFRFVNDRFGREEGDRALKAFAQVLHREVRSPDIVARVGDEEFALFMPSIRLDVGLSIAEYLCRRTEELRLLTESGEHVPLTTSAGVAAVADVGADIGSLMVAADAALTEAKRVGRNRCRAYRASSTMHDRMVDDWLKAG
- a CDS encoding metal-sulfur cluster assembly factor, with the protein product MKPEILAALATVDDPELGIDIVSLGLVRRLDIGEGSVTVELMMTTPTCPLGSLIAENARAAVERVVGTGWTVSVTIDKAAVWSPELADPAVRSRFERQPSRFEAAVSKFAAGLFGR
- a CDS encoding DUF2249 domain-containing protein; the protein is MSLDTITPVSTLDVRRLPCELRRATIIESFDALEPGQSMEIINNFDPVPLRQHFEERTLVGFGWDYLEQGPEIWRIRLTRR
- the fucO gene encoding lactaldehyde reductase produces the protein MSHRMILNETSYFGAGARAELVGEVKRRGYKKALVVTDAVLVKAGTVAKVTGLMDAAGLAYELFDKVMPNPTIGVVKEGVAAFAKAKADYLVAIGGGSPQDTAKAIGIITNNPEFSDVRSLEGVAPTRKPSVPIIALATTAGTAAEVTINYVITDEEKRRKFVCVDPHDIPVVAIIDSELMATMPTPLKAATGMDALTHAIEGYITKGAWELSDALHIKAIEIIGRSLRASCAGDAKGVEDMALGQYVAGMGFSNVGLGLVHGMAHPLGAFYNTPHGVANAVLLPTLMAYNADYTGEKYRAIAAALGVKGTEAMSIAEARKAAVTAVETLSKDVGIPAKLSEVGVKAEDIPALAEAAFADVCTGGNPRDTSIPEIEALYRSIL
- a CDS encoding MFS transporter — protein: MPVAIDSALDHAGTGPFQRRLLGIFGLVWAADAMQVLAVGFTAPSIAASFNLSVPEALQTGTLFFFGMMIGAALFGRLADRIGRRRVLLVTVACDGIFGLASVIAPSFELLLVARFLTGAAVGGTLPADYAMMAEFLPSDRRGRWLVMLEAFWAVGTVVVALTAWAAASAGLTDAWRAIFLVTAIPALVGFWLRLMVPESPLYLLRKGRGEEARTVIDRVLTANGKAPLSEPLAPGETSEAVSLLSPALKARTLLMLAIWFLVSLSYYGIFTWMPARLAGEGFGFVRGYGFLVIVALAQIPGYALAAWGVERAGRKPTLIAFLLLSAAGCALFVVAGNAALVATAILLMSFSLLGTWGALYAYTPELYPTAARASGMGAAGAMARLGGLLAPSLLSLLIARSFGAAVALFAILLVLAAIAASRIDTETRQQALD